Proteins from a genomic interval of Cuculus canorus isolate bCucCan1 chromosome 19, bCucCan1.pri, whole genome shotgun sequence:
- the CNTRL gene encoding centriolin isoform X3, translating into MKKGLVRKALCRKQQMSASRTPSPMSPVSSSTRSPSPLSQQTSPPACNSTELRHQQLNITAENIKTAFEYENGVNPGVRYITEPLIKGLSKQENLACITTLNLSSPKGGDKKFKYIENLDKCSKLEVLNLSKNQIEKIEKLDKLMKLRELNLSCNKISKIEGIEHMQNLQKLNLAGNEIEHIPVWAGKKLRSLRILNLKQNKVSSLHEIAKLKPLQDLTSLFLADNPVVSLPHYRLYTIFHLRALEHLDGQPVTNHDRQKALERFNLEEVEKLERELENTVKEMENLKLNETKVLEQLRHQDEVNRSLKEKTLQQRQSYEGLQRDLDTKNELLKQKTMELTRACQKQYELEQELAFYKIDAKFEPLNYFPSEDVELDNVPGESPYIGKARYKRNMFIREGWIANKAQQMEIGKLQLDQDDFCKKPQLKSQLQALDELLESKEKKIHSAQRRLEELQSAIGNAEQQVLEVTGELQHLEDALAQKKVSLGTKEDLEQRLSEKIQTLHQLRKEALELEKQIEKLQREIGKKQKELEDLQSSLALVNPEDPRHAHMKAQKASREQQFDVMNKHCKQLESRLDEMLSRIAKETEEIRDLEQQLTDGQIATNEALKRDLESIITGLQEYLGSVKCQAKRANDECKELQKDKESLLQRLTDLEEERNKLEIVAMDAENMRKEITVLEDALQEQREINESLRDAQGDISAYEAELEAQLRDRDAEANRQKEELERLKQLSQIELSALQAELEKERQALENALTKAQLADEKERQNNKLLSQFKQLQGDNNHLKQQLKDLQNQLNHVVGNLIHPEEVLARINEVKEKLQSGVGEIKYQNSADVLGKSFANLQKEFNDILAEARRGKEKARARERQLKEEMASWQERLGEAQEKYRQVKAENRQNKNKVHQLENEIQHLREKIKSMEEIQGLADQQLQEADEEKETILAQLEELEKRKKVEEARAQIQFVSLDKELKELKRAIVTSDKLAATELSIAKNQLKALHGTVLRINQERAEEIEEAEEFCAEAARAARDLARAEAEIELLQQLLKEKEEQLRHEMEKAGEKTVASSSQKLEIDKLNEAMEQQKAEIDRLRCFLGNIGTGNKDEIDNLQDEIAALKNVLSEQNDYITSIADPLKRRGYWCYMPSPQASTPASHSTKDSGVCLVCSGASAPQRGCDQDRQCRKEGLPGQGGCWVYSPVRSRLYKTNSGTDRRVKENSERNEETGVPQPPAFVPPPGTVIYTVLPDGAPVPQGTAVYGPPPATPSGGCVAPGSVIYGPPPVGAQVVCGPLPPSFTVPLVPVGVLHCNVPEHHDLESEVSRLEDTVYYLKSRKYKDKWSEAAEHKCRKEVQKLNQNIEELLQEREELEHEVAELRRAAQKHDKRKAFIEGYTDNLIAELQLEKSLKHHEDIADEIECIEKTLLKRRAELREADRLLSEAAVELESTRGKTKDTIQKYNHAKQHLSRTETEAKELERRAQEMAVEIVKADQQFRLLQADTRDLEQRKREQEGNLREINKMVAAKDSEFQSLNLKIETLTESLQKLQGDVKIAAGNEEHHLQIIREAETLLQGKKTELERLKDQVTAQQQELLFLEQQLNQRKEELHVVQDCISQKKGDLKEALRDGEAEVNEKLRQIREIKVLLEELDAERKELDVQITEKRAQLSFIKKDIGEEEVNLQGILGQITRHKIELKHVLEMLELENNELQGLKLQHDQKVNELEKTQAAILEEKLKLENIQRLFQSQQGEVDRQERLLEKDHQENEHLASQMRTLQNNIEALNKEKEKLEEDCQSLEKKLSQTRRDLTATEESSRAVLSNVEKMGLDVKSLQQEVDLLNKQKKLLNGDIAVVQKHLQEKKEELEALKGELNGSRQQLQLVEQDLENNTRHQEELLREQAALKEEILQYLKKCKDCQERQKKRENQLQQLQKEIQEKEGELAKQEAILHHLKQNVKHEGRKLEECTAKVKDQKNLLEKEVMDQQKKLEQATAKVKLAEENLRKLEKEESQRAALEETVRKSKCQLSEKELQLQQKTREIQALQKELEVSKSELNHLQDQMASERKKAQKQILSLKGAMKMQRVRLERKLHEQKHENNCVQSDTAAAEQVEHSNHDRARHLRKDLGQSQQDYVDPQTQVKTQDDLEKRQREIEDAATLLKLEVENEIRTEFKSSSLSCLEPLGDLEASVEAQGSLQCGSDTLEQTRPFAAEDKRLLSLEEKLNFSKVFLLKDEQWRGEALREKLQQYEDRLKVQLRHCLSKQVEVLIRGKRQTEGTLHSLQRQVDALDDLVSSTSSESQFLSSSCSLPSLHEALHLTKPQAALVHFPHVPACGEHLGEGRR; encoded by the exons ATGAAGAAAGGCTTGGTCAGAAAAGCATTATGTAGAAAACAGCAGATGTCAGCTTCTCGAACACCTAGTCCGATGTCTCCTGTCAGTTCAAGTACCAGATCGCCATCTCCTCTTAGCCAACAAACATCTCCACCTGCTTGCaacagcacagagctgaggcACCAACAACTCAATATTACggcagaaaatataaaaactgcttttgagT ATGAAAATGGTGTTAATCCAGGAGTCAGGTATATCACCGAACCCCTTATAAAAGGCCTGtcaaaacaggaaaatctgGCGTGTATAACCACACTGAACCTTTCTTCCCCAAAGGGTGGGGATAAGAAATTTAAG TACATAGAAAACTTGGACAAGTGCTCTAAACTAGAGGTACTAAATCTTAGTAAGAACCAAATAGAGAAGATTGAGAAGCTGGATAAACTGATGAAGCTGCGTGAACTCAATTTGTCTTGCAACAAAATCAG taaaattgaAGGTATAGAACACATGCAGAATCTACAAAAGCTCAACCTTGCAGGGAATGAGATAGAGCATATTCCTGTGTGGGCAGGGAAGAAACTGCGATCCCTGCGCATCCTTaatttgaaacagaataaaGTATCATCA CTCCATGAAATAGCTAAACTGAAGCCTCTACAGGATCTGACTTCTCTGTTCCTTGCTGATAACCCAGTTGTAAGTTTGCCTCATTACCGCTTGTACACCATATTCCACTTGCGAGCACTGGAACACTTGGATGGACAGCCGGTGACAAATCATGACAGGCAGAAAGCTCTAGAGAGGTTTAATTTAG aagagGTAGAAAAATTGGAAAGAGAGTTGGAAAACACAGTAAAGGAGATGGAGAACCTTAAGCTTAATGAGACCAAAGTCCTTGAGCAGCTTCGCCATCAGGATGAGGTCAACAgatcattaaaagaaaagactttgCAGCAGAGACAAAGCTATGAAGGcctgcaaagggacctggacaccAAAAATGAATTG TTAAAGCAGAAGACGATGGAGCTAACCCGAGCTTGCCAGAAGCAGTATGAATTGGAGCAGGAACTGGCATTTTATAAGATTGACGCAAAATTTGAgccattaaattattttccgTCAGAg GATGTTGAACTTGACAACGTCCCTGGGGAAAGCCCATACATTGGGAAGGCCAGGTATAAAAGGAATATGTTTATAAGAGAAGGCTGGATTGCAAACAAAGCTCAGCAGATGGAGATTGGAAAATTGCAACTAGATCAAGATGACTTCTGCAAGAAACCCCAGCTGAAATCGCAGCTCCAAGCCCTAGATGAACTACTGGAGAGTAAAGAGAAGAAGATTCATTCGg cACAAAGAAGATTAGAAGAACTGCAGAGTGCAATAGGAAATGCAGAGCAACAAGTTCTGGAAGTAACAGGGGAACTGCAGCACCTGGAGGATGCTCTGGCTCAGAAAAAA GTATCACTGGGAACCAAGGAAGATCTGGAACAGCGACTGAGTGAAAAGATACAGACATTGCATCAGCTACGCAAGGAAGCTTTAgagctggaaaaacaaatagagaaactgcagagagaaatagggaaaaaacagaaagagcttGAAGACTTGCAGAGCTCTCTTGCTTTGGTAAATCCTGAAGATCCAAGACAC GCGCACATGAAAGCtcaaaaagcaagcagagaacAGCAGTTCGATGTAATGAACAAACATTGCAAACAGCTTGAGAGTCGCCTGGATGAAATGCTCTCTAGGATTGCCAAGGAAACTGAGGAAATCAGGGACTTGGAGCAACAGCTCACGGATG gTCAAATAGCAACAAATGAAGCACTGAAAAGGGATTTAGAAAGCATTATCACTGGATTACAGGAATATCTGGGAAGTGTGAAGTGTCAGGCAAAACGGGCCAATGATGAATGTAAGGAGTTGCAGAAGGATAAAGAATCTTTGCTACAAAGACTGACAGATCtagaggaggaaagaaacaagcTGGAAATAGTTGCCATGGATgcagaaaatatgagaaaa GAAATTACAGTGCTAGAAGATGCGCTCCAAGAGCAGCGAGAAATAAATGAATCACTTAGAGATGCACAAGGGGACATCAGCGCCTACGAGGCTGAACTGGAAGCTCAGCTGAGGGACAGAGACGCTGAAGCCAATCGGCAAAAAGAAGAACTGGAAAGGCTGAAACAACTCAGCCAG ATTGAACTGTCAGCCCTGCAAGCTGAACTTGAAAAAGAGAGGCAAGCATTAGAGAATGCTCTGACCAAAGCCCAACTAGCAGATGAGAAGGAACGACAAAATAATAAGCTACTTTCTCAGTTCAAACAACTGCAG GGAGACAATAATCACTTGAAACAACAGCTTAAAGACCTTCAAAATCAGCTAAACCATGTGGTTGGTAACTtaattcatcctgaggaagtCTTAGCTCGTATAAATGAAGTCAAGGAAAAGCTTCAGTCAGGAGTTGGAGAGATTAA ataTCAGAATTCAGCTGATGTTTTAGGGAAAAGCTTTGCAAATCTGCAGAAAGAATTTAATGACATCCTTGCTGAAGCTcggagaggaaaagagaaagcgCGGGCTAGAGAGAGACAATTGAAGGAAGAAATGGCATCCTGGCAGGAAAGGCTGGGAGAAGCACAGGAGAAATACAGACAG GTTAAAGCTGAAAACAGGCAGAATAAGAACAAGGTCCATCAGTTAGAGAATGAAATCCAACACTTAcgtgaaaaaataaagagcatgGAAGAAATTCAGGGCCTTGCTGATCAACAGCTCCAAGAGGCGGATGAAGAGAAAGAGACCATTCTTGCCCAACTGGAAGAGTTGGAGAAAAGG aaaaaagtAGAAGAAGCCAGGGCACAAATACAATTTGTCAGTCTAGATAAAGAACTGAAGGAATTAAAGAGAGCAATCGTCACTTCAGATAAACTGGCAGCCACGGAGCTCTCCATTGCTAAAAATCAGCTGAAGGCTCTTCATGGGACTGTTCTCAGAATTAATCAGGAGCGAGCTGAG GAGATTGAGGAAGCTGAAGAATTCTGTGCTGAGGCAGCTCGTGCAGCTCGGGATCTTGccagagcagaagcagaaatagaaTTGTTACAACAGCTCctcaaggagaaggaagaacaa CTTCGTCATGAAATGGAGAAAGCTGGTGAGAAGACTGTGGCATCAAGCTCTCAGAAGCTTGAAATTGATAAATTAAATGAAGCTATGgagcaacaaaaagcagaaattgaCCGTTTAAGATGTTTTTTGGGTAACATTGGGACAG GTAACAAAGATGAAATTGATAACTTACAAGATGAAATTGCAGCACTCAAAAATGTCCTTTCAGAGCAGAATGATTACATCACCAGTATAGCGGATCCATTGAAAAGAAGGGGATACTGGTGTTACATGCCATCACCACAG gctTCAACTCCTGCTTCGCACAGCACAAAAGATTCTGGAGTTTGTTTAGTGTGTTCTGGCGCATCCGCACCGCAGAGAGGGTGCGATCAGGACAGGCAGTGCAGGAAGGAAGGCTTGCCGGGTCAAGGAGGATGTTGGGTTTACTCACCAGTCAGGAGTAGGTTGTACAAAACAAATTCTGGTACAG acagaagagtgaaagaaaacagtgaaagaaatgaagaaactgGTGTTCCCCAACCCCCTGCCTTTGTACCACCCCCTGGTACAGTCATTTACACAGTCCTTCCAGATGGTGCTCCTGTACCTCAGGGAACTGCGGTTTATGGCCCCCCTCCTGCCACACCAAGTGGAGGTTGCGTTGCTCCTGGATCTGTTATCTATGGCCCCCCTCCTGTGGGAGCCCAGGTCGTTTGCGGCCCTCTACCTCCAAGCTTCACTGTCCCACTCGTTCCTGTTGGAGTGCTTCACTGCAACGTGCCTGAACATCATGATTTG GAGAGTGAAGTCTCAAGGCTAGAAGACACTGTGTATTACTTGAAGTCTCGGAAATACAAAGATAAATGGTCAGAGGCAGCTGAgcacaaatgcagaaaagaggTGCAAAAACTGAATCAAAACATTGAAGAACttctgcaggaaagagaagagttaGAACATGAAGTAGCAGAGCTACGAAGAGCAGCTCAAAAACATGACAAACGCAA GGCCTTTATTGAAGGGTATACTGACAACCTTATTGCAGAATTGCAGTTAGAAAAGTCTCTTAAACATCATGAAGATATTGCAGACGAAATCGAGTGTATTGAGAAGACTCTTCTGAAACGACGAGCGGAGCTTAGAGAGGCAGACAGACTGCTTTCAGAAGCTGCAGTGGAACTTGAGAGCACACGGGGTAAA ACTAAAGACACGATTCAAAAATACAATCATGCGAAACAACATTTGTCCCGTACTGAAACTGAGGCAAAGGAGCTAGAGCGAAGAGCTCAGGAAATGGCTGTTGAAATTGTGAAAGCAGATCAGCAATTCAG GTTATTACAGGCAGATACAAGGGATTTAGAGCAGCGCAAGAGGGAACAAGAAGGTAATTTGAGGGAAATCAACAAAATGGTGGCTGCAAAAGACTCTGAGTTCCAGTCATTAAACCTGAAGATAGAAACGCTAACAGAAAG CCTTCAGAAGCTTCAAGGAGATGTTAAAATTGCAGCAGGTAATGAAGAACATCACCTCCAAATCATTAGAGAAGCTGAAACCCTTCTTCaaggcaagaaaacagaactggaaagaTTAAAAGATCAG GTTACCGCTCAGCAACAAGAGCTCTTGTTTCTGGAGCAACAgttaaatcaaagaaaagaagagctcCATGTCGTTCAAGACTGTATTTCTCAAAAGAAAGGTGACCTCAAAGAAGCTCTTCGAGATGGAGAGGCCGAAGTGAATGAAAAACTGCGCCAAATAAGA gaaataaaagtaCTTCTGGAAGAGCTGGATGCTGAGAGGAAAGAACTAGATGTCCAGATTACTGAGAAGAGAGCACAACTTTCCTTCATAAAGAAGGATATTGGAGAAGAGGAAGTAAATCTTCAAGGAATACTCGGGCAAATCACCAGGCACAAGATCG AACTGAAACATGTTCTGGAAATGCTGGAGCTTGAAAATAACGAACTGCAAGGTTTGAAACTACAACATGACCAAAAGGTCAATGAACTTGAAAAGACTCAGGCTGCAATTCTAGAA GAGAAGTTAAAACTGGAGAATATTCAGAGATTATTTCAGAGTCAGCAAGGGGAAGTGGATCGGCAGGAACGACTGCTTGAGAAAGACCATCAGGAAAACGAACATCTGGCTTCTCAAATGCGCACTCTGCAAAATAATATTGAGGCcttgaacaaagaaaaggaaaagcttgagGAAGACTGTCAGAGTTTGGAAAAGAAGTTGTCACAAACCAGAAG GGACTTGACTGCCACCgaagagagcagcagagctgtgttgTCCAATGTAGAAAAAATGGGGTTGGATGTTAAAAGCCTGCAGCAAGAGGTCGATCtactgaacaaacaaaaaaaattgctgaatgGAGACATTGCTGTTGTACAGAAGCATCTTCAAG aaaaaaaggaagaactaGAAGCACTGAAAGGAGAATTGAATGGTTCcaggcagcagcttcagctGGTAGAACAG GATTTGGAAAATAACACCAGGCATCAGGAGGAGTTGCTTAGAGAGCAGGCGGCCCTGAAAGAAGAGATCCTGCAGTACCTGAAGAAGTGTAAGGATTGccaagagaggcagaaaaagagggagaaccaattgcagcagctccagaagGAGAttcaagagaaagaaggagaactCGCCAAACAAGAAGCG ATTCTTCATCACCTCAAGCAGAATGTAAagcatgaaggaagaaaactggaagaatGTACTGCTAAAGTGAAAgatcagaaaaatctgttggAAAAGGAAGTAATGGATCAACAAAAGAAATTGGAGCAGGCAACGGCAAAAGTAAAGCTAGCAGAAGAAAACCTCAGGAAGCTGGAAAAAGAGGAGTCCCAACGTGCAGCACTTGAAGAAACTGTCAGGAAAAGCA AATGCCAGCtctcagaaaaagaattacagTTACAGCAAAAAACCAGAGAGATACAGGCTCTTCAAAAGGAACTGGAAGTCTCCAAGTCTGAGCTGAACCACCTCCAAGATCAGATGGCatcagagaggaagaaagcacaaaaacaGATCTTGAGTCTGAAAGGAGCAATGAAAATGCAAAGGGTGCggctggaaagaaaactgcac gaacaaaagcatgaaaataactGCGTGCAGAGTGATACCGCAGCTGCTGAACAAGTAGAACACAGTAACCACGACCGAGCCAGGCACCTTAGAAAGGACCTTGGCCAGAGCCAGCAGGACTACGTGGATCCCCAAACTCAG GTTAAAACTCAAGATGACctggaaaaaagacaaagggaAATTGAGGATGCAGCAACATTGCTTAAACTGGAGgttgaaaatgaaattaggACGGAGTTCAAATCTTCAAGCCTGTCTTGTCTGGAACCACTGGGAGATTTGGAAGCATCTGTTGAAGCACAGGGCAGTCTGCAGTGTGGATCTGATACATTGGAGCAGACCAGGCCGTTTGCCGCTGAGGACAAAAGACTCCTCTCGCTGGAAGAGAAGCTGAATTTTTCTAAAGTCTTCTTACTG aaggatGAACAGTGGCGAGGAGAGGCTCTCCGGGAAAAACTGCAGCAGTATGAGGATCGGCTGAAG GTGCAGCTGCGGCACTGCCTGTCCAAGCAAGTGGAAGTGTTGATCCGAGGGAAGCGGCAGACGGAAGGCACCCTGCACAGCCTGCAGAGGCAGGTGGACGCCCTGGATGACCTGGTCAGCAGCACATCTTCAGAGTCGCAGtttctctcctccagctgcagtcTGCCCTCCCTGCACGAAGCTCTGCACTTAACCAAGCCACAG GCTGCTCTGGTGCACTTTCCCCATGTTCCTGCGTGCGGGGAGCATCTCGGTGAGGGCCGGAGGTGA